taataaaacattatgtGTATATCTATTCGtatactcaaaattttattagttctAACCTTGACCTTGTTATTTAATGCAGAGGTTTGTTTATGTCAATTAACaataagtaaattatttaattaaataaaaacaatattaaacacaattttgtatacttaataatgaaatataaattttaaatcaaatttaatttaaaatgaatttggcTTGAGGGTACATACACTATTTTGATTGAAAAGGTGTTGGGTTCAAGTTTTTGGTAACttcgaattttttttttttttttttataatatgtgaaGACTTGGGTGTTGGTTGCGATTCAATCGCGTCTATTTCCCAATCGAACTAGCTAATCTAGTTTGGGTTACGAGACATAGAAGTTGCAAAGATtcatgatatatcatttaagcTACGACTTTTTAGTTCAAACTTTCTGGTTAGTTTTTAGTATATTTCGTGTCTCCATCCTCGCCAAATTGAAGTGTCATACTCATTGTGGTGAAGCAGAGCTTTTGTTTGTGCATTTAATGCCTCTCCGGTTCTGAATGACTAATATACTAATATTGCTAGGCAAGGTTGTATGAAATTTTGGCTGGCCAATGGACACCAGCCTCATTGGAAGAGTTGTTATCCAAGTGAACATCCTACTTGacatattattttagtttacaGGATTATACGCGATTTGGTTATGTTCTCATAATTTTTCCGATACCTTACCTTCAAACATGATTGGGGCTTGAATAGCTTGGGCTTTCAGTCCCCCAGAATGTCCATTTCTTTGTCAGATAAAGCCCAGGTGCTTTATCTTTTCCATAGTGTTATGATACATTTCTGCTGCTCATTAGTTCTTGGATTCCCATAAGTTCCTTGAGCTTCTAAGCTTCATTTCATATGAATCTGTTATACACAATTGAAGACATCTGTTGGCTTTTGTTCGTTTCTACTAGTTCTTCTATTCTTATTCTTCTTTCAATTCTCTTCAGTGATCGTCCCCTTAAGACATCTAAGAATATGTAAAACCGCTGCTAATTTTTCAACTCGAAACGTTGCTTTTACCAATAAAAACGTACCTAAAGCACTTCTCATTAAAACACTTCATAACACACTGTGCCCCTTAAACCACATGACATACCAGAATTTACTTGAATTCAAGTGTTACATAATCAGAAAATTCAGAACAAGTTCACCACAATTTAGGATTCAGAAtgagattaaaataaaatcctGAATGTTGGGAGTTTGAAAGTCTAAACTGCAGTCACTGATCGTTTCTGTTCTTAACAGTTCAATATCAATCTGGGGACCTAACTTAATTCCAAGTTTTCTACTAACACAAAGGATCAAATTGGTCAAAAGAAAAAACGGTCCCAGCTTTCAACTTCACTAGCCATCTTCTACTGGAAACTTCATCTTCCACTTCATCCTGTCACCCTGCAAATAAACCAGAAACAGAATCAGCCCATTGACGTTTCCAGTGACTGTTAATTTCAATCAGTGGTCTTAATAACTACTTTTCATACATTAATTTTACGATTTTACTGGAGTGTATGATTTTACCTGACAACTCCTACAAACACTAGTATCTAAAAGAACATTTTTGAACATAAATAGTGAAGCAAACTTTTAAAAGATAACGtcttaaagattaaaaaactaGCCACACTGAATGTAGATACCAAAACACTATAAAACCCAGTCactaattctaaattaaaaatcatcatAATACACGAGTTCAATATCTAAATAAAgctatatacattttttattaagcTCCCACgcaatacaaatgaaaataacataatatctCAGAGCATTTCTACCATACATAAAGTTTGATAATAAAGAATGGAAaacattgttaatattaatgaaaaaattaattctacTAAGCTAAAACTTCAATCTTAACTTGCTCACAGAACTAGCAAGTAAATTGATAGTTATAGTGACCAGACATTTAGGATCACAGACATCAGTCATATTCAAATTATACATAAGCATGGATCCCATGTAACAAGAAAGAGCTCTGATTGATAGGAAAACAAGTTATACACAAGTCATAAAGCCTGATTCATGTAAGGGCTACACGTGTGCAATTGAAAAGATGGacaaaagaatcaaaacaacAGGAAACTAACTAAATCTGTTAGACTAACAGAATGCACAGATTCAGTAAAGCTGTTTCATCCAAAACAACTGAACCAAGAAATTGATGGTGAAAAATATCTGATTGCCACTATACATTCTTTTCTGCAAACATGTAGTGTGTGTATAACAGTTTGTTTTTGACCTTTTCATAGCATTTTTAATTGTGAAAAACATCAACCTCCCTTGCAGGTTgtgaaaatagtagtttcaatAATTTCTATGCATTTTAAACTGtctgaataatacataaatttatacctaTCATAAATCCTATATATGGAAATACAActcaatataatcaatatacaataatgttaaaaagaaaaatatatatttagaatatttgttaacctaagaaataatatatttaggatatattctaatataattctaattgaaataatatatccgaaatatattcaaatatattctaacaccCCCCCCCATAAACTCAAGCAAGCAAAAAATTTGCTTAATTGAGTTTGCAAACTCATATTTCCAGCTTTCATATAGGTGAAGGTGTGAGTGAGTTTGATAAACTCATTTTTCCACTTTCTACACAAGTGAAAGTGTGTGTTCAAACTAAAAACTCATCTTTCCACTTTTTACATAAGTGAAGGTGTGAGTGTATccaaattaaaaacttatcttTCCACTTTCTACACAGGTGAAGGCATAAGCATACCCAAACTAAAAATTCATCTTTCCAGTTTCTACATAATTGAAGGCATGAATGTGCCCAAACTATTGAACTCATCTTTCCATGTTCCAATTTCCACATACGTGAAGGTGAAGACGTGAGTGAGCCTAACTAAAATGTCGACAGGATGCtcggctttgataccatgttaaaatattagtgtgaataatttttgtgtattttaaattgtctaaataatacataaatttatatctatcataAATCCTATATAAggaaatacaaatcaatacaatcaaTATACATTAATGTAAAAagggaaaacatatatttagaatatttgttAACCtaggaaataatatatttagaatatattctaatataattCTAAccgaaataatatatttgaaatatattcaaatatattctaacacaGGTACATCATTGATACAAGATTATTTAGTAGTAAAATTTGAGGGTCTCCATACAATTCCAAAGAAAAAATGACCATCAACAGTGCATTAGCTTCATACAATAATTGGCAAGGTAATAACATTGACATAAAAGTCTGAGCTTTAAGGATTAAAACCTATTTGCAAGGGACAATTACAGCATAAACAAAAAATTCgaatagaatatatatatatatatatatatcacaaaCCTTGGGTTCTCCTGCGCTTGAGTCTCTTGATACTATTAACAGCATAAGAAATGGCCTCCTTTAACGTGGCTTTCCTTCCTTCTTTAAAGTTCCATAGCTCTGGAATGGCATATCTCCCGCTTGGATTATACTCATTTAATTCTTTCAGAGCTGTAACAACTGCCATGTATATCTCATCCCCCAACTCTTTTAGTTCTTGCAGCttctcatcatcttcatttATAATTTCCTGTACAATGCAAAAGCATTACATCTACTTGCATAAAACAATTAATAGTCCATGTGCAGAAGATACAAGTATTGGTTTCATCTGGAACTCAAAGAATATAAGATAACCAAAACTAGGTGAACTATTTCCAACTACTGAACACAagtttaagaagaaaataaacttttaatttccACCATCCATCATCAAAGACAAGAAATTTTAGCCTACGATACAAAATTAATTCAGGAAATCCCATATACATTTGTAGGCGAACTATGTTTCAAGCATACGAATGCTACCAATAAAAACAAAGTTTACAGCATAACAGTAATCTAAGGAAAGAACAATATTAAACGTGCTACCTGGGCATCCCCACCAAAATCTATTATCTTGAATGGGTGCCACTCTGGGTTCTTCAAATTCTCCTGCCACAGGGAGCATAGAGTGGAGGCCTGAACTTGTGCTTCCTCTAGTGAAAACTTCTGCTTGCATGCATTCTGAAATGGCTTTGGATCAATCTCCCCCAACCTCTTTACTCCAATATTAGCGCGAGCACCCAATAACATATCGACAAAACCCTATCAAAAACAGAAAcatctttcataattttattcttgtgATTCTCTAGGATATAAGCAAATTATACACATCTAAAAAACACTGCATCTATGTAATGAGAGCCTTCCATGCAACTTTCCAAGCCAAAAAATTTAGCAAAAATAGATACTAGTGGCTTCTCATTAGTTTTCTGAAAAGATCACTCAAactttgacttttattttcttattcttataTCCCCTATCCACTACCACTAAGAATATAATTGTCATAATCATTAATATTCTGGACTTCAGATAAGACTCAATGAGACACCTTGATCCATTTTCCTTGGTCACCATGCTTGCCACAAGCCCAGATATTTAATACATTGAATTATGAAGATTTTCATTGATTAGGCTCAAGCCATATAATTAACAAGATATCATCAAAGTAATGAAATTAGGGATACCTGAATTAACTCTTTACGTGCTTCTTGTAGTTCATCATTGCTCTGTCGCTCTTTAGTGAtaagagtttgatttaattcttCCAAACTACCCAAATCGTCAATTTTCTCTGTCAACTCATCATTCatctctttcatcttcttctgaACTGCTGCATCGTCTGCATCCCCAAGATGTTTTATCACCTGTATTTTGCCTTTCAAGTCTTCAATTTCCATTTCCAGCTTCTGTTTTTGATGCAATTGTTTTTCTAATAGTAGTATTTTGTTTAAAGCCTCTTCTTTCTCCCTCTGAAATATTcataaatgtttatatataaaagctaCAGAAATTGTAAAATAAGAAATGCAGTGCAAATCAGTCAAAGCACATCATTAAGCAGCACACCTTTTGCTCTTCAACGAGCCTGATGACATTCTCATCAGCCTTTTTTTGTTCAATGGAAGCCAGCTGAAGTGAGTTGGTTCTTGAATCATACTAGaacaaccaagaaaaaaaacatgTCAGTATTCCAGAATGTGCTATTATGGAAAATGATATGATACAGTGTTTTCCCTAGAATACTTCAAGTGGCTCAGAAATGTTaccttttttctctcttcatcaAGTCTTTGCCTCTCGCGCTCTGTTGACGCTTCAAGCTTGTTCAATTTTCTGCTCCTTTCatcaattttcttcttcttagccTCCAATTCATAACTGAGTTTCTCTTGTTCTTCCAAGATCCTGCGAACATTATCACGAGCAAGCTGCTGCATCTTTCTTGTCTCTAATGGAAAAAAAGAACAGTTTAACACTGTAACTtcttaaatctaatatttaagTATAATCACATTGAATGACATATTAAGACAAAACACCATTTAGTGATTTAATCATCATTAAAGGCCTATGTAAAGTGACAGGAACAAACCTTCAACAAAAGCTAAGTGTAGCCTGTCTTTCTCCTCAAGCATCCTGCTCAAAGACATAGTTTTCTCATTGTACTTGTATTCCAATTCATTGAGATTTTCATTCGTCATATCAATCTTACTAGTAAGGTCTGCAACAACATTggttttgtctttatttttttcccgCACAATGTCAGAGAATGTTCTTAACTTCCCTTCCTTGCGAATATACTCCCCAATTGGCCCTTCAAACTCACTATCATCAGCACGTGCACACCAGCCATATATACTTGAGCCAGGGCTTGTTTTCCGTTCATTCCAATCTTTCTTACCATGATGATCACTTTCAAACACCTTCTCAAATTCAGCTGCATTCATGAAACCATTCCAATCACTGTTAAATTTCACTATAGCCTGTGCAGTGAGATTCTGTTCATTCCAGAAAGTATAAACCTCTAAAGGTTTATATCTAGCAAACTTCTTCAACCAATATCCACAATCATTTACGTCTCCTCCATCTTTTGGATCACTAACAATGTTAACAACAATTCCCATCCAAGGCCACACATAGGTATCTTCTTGCTCTGGAGTTTTTTTTACAGGTATAGATACAACAGGAGCAAGGATTTGATCCGTTTCATCAGCTAGGTCAATCTCCAAGTACTTTGCCAGGGCAAGGTGGTTTGCCTTTTGTTTCGCACTTCTGTTAGCAGATCCTTTACCCACTCCCGATGCATGTTGAAGCAAGTCCTTATACTTGTAAACTTGTTTCTTCTTCCCAGCACAGAAAGGGCATCTTAAGGTGCCACTTACCTTTACTTTGTACTTCCCAGCCCTCAGCTCTTCATATGGCTTCTCCATGTACTCATTGATTTCAGAATCACTAATATCCGACTCTTCTTCTGAACTGTAGTCCATCTGGCTCATATACAAGAAGTTAATTATGAGATAACTAAACAAATCGTGCAGGGAACAATACTTAAACACAAACTGGAACAAGAAAAGCAGTTGGGCTGAAAATAACAGAAGCACTTAATAGAAGTccttattgaaataattttcttcagCATCACTCTCAAAAATTCAATAACTAGTTATTCTCAAAACACACAGtaaaactcttaaaaatatCAACTAAATCAGACAAATTTCCATGAAAAAAAACTCTACCTACATCTCCTAGAAAGCAActattcaaaatcaaacaatctaAGTAGCACGGAAACTGAAATGTAGAAACATGGAAACGCAGAAATGGAAACACTGAcatgcatgttttcaaaaatatagGAAATAGAAATGTGAAGAAACGTATAAACAATACAAATATAGGGTTTTTTATAtcaacgataaaattcgaataTAATCAGTTGAgagttaaatgaaatgaaaattgtGTAAAAGTGAGAGTTTTGTTCTTTGTTTCTGAAATGGAAAACAATGACAGGCTAGGTCTACTGTGTTCTTCTTTTACATGGTAAGAAAGATGATTTATATCTTCTAAGTGTCAATGTGGAATTACAGAAGCTACATCACatgctttgttttaataaatattttaacaatggTTTGAAATCTCCATTACTAAGCCCACTTTgtacaacaaaaattataagataaaaaattattcattttgttttattcttagttttaataaaatatttaagaaatttttgaaaatattttcattataattttacctattctaacaaaatttttatttttaaactttacaagGTCATCATGGTTATGTGAACCATAATCCAGAAGATTTTGGTAGAATACATCTGACACATCACACATTTGTAGGCTAAGAAAATGGATCAAATGCACACATCTAAGTGTTTATCTATGTAAAAAGTGAATGTAGCGTACACTCATTCAAGAATTTTGGATTTCTAAAggctttatatattaattaagtaCATACATTCTGAATCATGCATTTgcaattaagtatttaattaatgtattaatccatacaattaattatattttgcattaaattaatttgatatgatttataattaaataaaatagaagcATGACAGAGGTGATAGGCATCACAAGTGGTTGTAGAATTAACATTTGATTAAAATCCTATTACATCCAATTTCTCccaaacaaaattcaacaatCCAGTCTTCATTCATCTCTAACCCATCAAACTCACCACCCATTTCTTACTAAACAAACACACATTTCTAGTTTTTTCAGAAATGTGTAGAATTAACATTTGATTAAAATCCTATTACATCCATTttctcccaaaaaaaaaaaatcgacaATCCAGTCTTCATTCATCTCTAACCCATCAAACTCACCACACATTTCTTACTAAACAAACACACATTTCTGGTTTTTTCAGAAACCCATAAGCCTAATTATACCTATCAACTGACATGATGTTTATTACGAAATTAAGGGATAATATACGGATTAAGATACAAGTAATGCAACTAAATCATGTAGATACGAAAAACTGATGAAAAAAATGGAACACCGCAATTAATTAACCTAGAATGAACAAACATTACTGTTAAACCcctaattcttttaaaattttctcaatcGAAGTGAGTttttaacaataacaaataacaatCATACgcatgataaaaataaattgcaaATGAAACACCATTATACATATTTcacaaacaaaaagaatataACACCCAGAGaggaaaaaatcaataaaactaaggGAAGATGGAGCATACTGAGCCAATATTGACAGATGGAGATTGAGTGGAAGACGAAATGTAAAAATCGCCGGCGGCAGAACTGCACGCTTAGTGTGATCGGAGAAATGAGGAGTGCGAGAGCAATGGTAAGTGAAAATGGTATCGAGGGTAAATTAGAAGTGTTGAATAAATGAGTAAATCtatttaccttttatttttcgTTAATGGTGTCGACAGTAAGACTAATGTTGACACGTGAAAGACACTTCGGTTCTCCTCGTCCTCCAAAACTGAAAATGCGCCGCGTGTTTGGCAAGTTGAGGGTAGATTAGAGTTGCCAACGGGCGGGCTGTGCCGGCCTCGGCTCGGCCCGTCATGTTGGGCAAAACTTGTTACAATAGACCTAATCGACTGACTACTTATTGAAAGTTGTGGCACGGTCCACACCTTAGCTATGTAATTCAGCAGGTAACAAGACCAAAAGAAcatgaatatacaaatatttgtctaatcttttaaattaacaaaaacgatagaatattaaaaattaaaaaaaaaatttacccaattaaccaaaatatatatatatgtctaaaCTAAGATAATCCGCTctcaaatctaataaataaataaatcaaaatttttactGCTCGGTTCcaaaagctttaaaaaaaaattgaaacaatagATTCGGATATCCttcaaagttgaaaataaaaagcTCTTGAAATGATATGGTTAATAGATTGGATTTTCTGAATGATTAGAAACAATAAAGTTGAGATTTGCAAAGAAAGAGACTTCTGTTCTCAATGAAGGGACGAATTGATATTGAAAGCAAAAGCTGGAGCCTGGATTTCATAGTTTCTTATGGATTGAAGATATAAAAGGATCAGCAAATAGAAACACTGAAATGATAAGTtgattgaaataaaagaaaaaagaaaaataaattaatattgaaacCATGAATAAGGTTTGCAGATATCATGATTGATTGAAAATATCCTCatagattaaagataaaagatacttgatatcatgaaaaattaaagatgctctttatatttataaaaaaaagaggaGAAATTACATTTGAATAGTAATATCtaaggtttttaaaatcaaatcataataaaaatcgttttaaatattgattttaatcgAACCATTTAAATCAATTGATTCgatcaaaattctaattttattatgtaataacgtataaaaattatatctgtTTATATGTGTTTTACATATTagattttatgttatacaaAAGATTAGTGAATGAACTTTGAATTTTTGAGCAGCAAAGTAAATTGTCGCCTGTAGCAAATCTCCCCCTGCCCCTAGagcaaggaagaagaaacaataTTAAAGGTTTATTAAATAACCCTTTAACCCAAAGAAAAACTTTATTGATgcaatttaatatttgatttgacaGGATGAAGACTTCAAGTTGCCCggacaaataaaataaactttattttatatgaaacctTGAACCGAAAACCTAGCAAACGGGGTTGGACTACAGTTCAAGTACGAACCGACGGTTCAACCACGGTTCAAGTACGAACCGATGATTCAACCATGGttcaatccaattttaaatctaaagcGGTTTTGTCTTCAACAGTATCGGTTTATGGTTCAACTGGATGAACCAGCCGATCCAATATGGTTTTTCAATCCATGGTAATATCTcaaagttttcaatttaaatatgagTATAAAGATTTATTCATATCttaattgaactaaaaatatatatatataataaaaaattatcttaactgagaaagaaaaaaacataacttTCCCTTGTTGATTtagaagagaataaaaaaaatttctcttatagATACTAAATATATTTACTGTTCAGTGAGAGTTTTTCTTTATCGCAAGATGTAAGgtttatttgggtttttgaaagtccGACGAACATGAAATACACTTGATGATGTTGTGGATGGATGTTGATCGCAGTTGCTTAAACAAATTCTCTTTGAATAATTCTAAAAGAGGTATCATGTCGGCAAAAGAATACCTTACAAAGAGGCAATAATTTCACAAAGGGCATGCATTATTTTACAAAGGTCAACATTTTTCCAAAGCATGCGGCATGGTGATTGAGTGCGggaacatataataaaaaataatggaggaTATGGGAAGCCACAAAATGTGGGTTCACAGTTCTCTTCATGATTGAGAATTGTTATTGATTTTCAGTAGGGctaagaaaaatacaaaagacAAGTCAACTTGTGTTTTTTGCCATTTTGTGctattattagaattttgacAAGCCACAAAGTGTTCATGGCAGGTAAATGTaacttcaaatatatattgatgAGTTAGCCCTAGCTGCCCattatcattataattaaattccttccttttctttctcttaggTGAATTTTTTCTTAccttaacataaataaattgtgGCCAAATTTTGTGATATTTGCTTTCATTGCCTTAAATTCCATAGCACCCATACTAGCTTCTGTAACCATAAAACAAAGAAGATGGGAAGTTCCTGCCAAACAaccctaaattgaaaaaaaaaaaatcaaaggaaTTTAAATTTGTGACCCTTCATAATTTATAGCCTTAAATTCTTAATGTTCTCCCCTATGATTTGACGGATTAATtcaactatatattataattttttgtcacAACCACCGTGAATATTATTCTCAATTACCACTAGAGAAGATAAACTATATGTCTGCTGGCAAAACATAGACCGATAACATCACTTCTATCAATCAATCACCAAAGTCTTTAGAAAATTTATTCTCTGCTGCAGCTAGCCTAAACATATACTATGAACCCTAAAGTTGAGATGATGAATGATTTAccaccttttttaattttaatgagaaaaaagagCTTGTAATGATTCCCTTACTGATCTCAAGGGTTGGAAAaggatagaaaaaaaataaagcaaattgTATTATACTATGAACCCTAAAATTGAGAAGAATAATTCAGAGAGTTTGATCATTATATGGTAAAAAAAGAACccgaaaaggaagagaaaagccAAAAGAAATGACAGAGACTTAAAAACAATTAGAATGTGATAAATCAATTCAGCACCCAATAATTATGAATGTAATGGCCAAAAAgattttgaaggaaaatcaatttcgaattgaaaattttgctaGTGAAATTTTTCCTAATGAatagataaaagataaaacaaaatgaacaaaGTGACAAATTTCAAAGCTGATGAAAAGGAAATTAACGGGTCcaataatataatcaattaatttccGAACAGAAGTCTCTTAATCAAATCTTCGtaaatgtatgtatgtatgtatgtatgtatgatgaAGTTGGTCATGGGGAAGGCAGAGCCAGTGCTTTCTCCTTTATGCGTGTTGATGGAGATTGTCTCCATGAATATTGAAATCAATGGTGATTCGGAAATGATATTGGATCTGACTTTCTTATCATAGCCGGGGCCTATCTTTTTACTTACATGAGAGATGGCAATGTTGAGCTCTATTCAAGAGAATTTATGAGACCATAAACCATCATATATCCACAGTGCTATAAATACTGCACAATAGGAAAAGAAATGTAGATGAGGCTGAGTAGAAAAGCTTACTAGCATCATCCACGGTGCTCTCCAGCCAGCAATTGGCATCCCCATTTACACAAATGGCTTTAAACTTTAAGAATGAACTGTGATGAAGTTGACCAATCCAAGCAGAATCACACACACACTTAGTGAAAGACAACATGATGAACCATGAGACTTCAGGTTTTGAGTTAGCCCACTACGATAATGGAAGTTTTCCATCCCAccttaaattttgtttcttccttttatCTCCATATGTAACTGGATACTCATTCACATTCATTGTATCTTTGCTTAAGTCTCTTCATTTCGTAAAGGAACTGTTTGTTTTAACTTATACATtagtaaatcaaaagtttaattttgaattgttgtcaaatgaaatttaaacttatacTCACATATACATGAACATAACTGTTTACTTTTCGAAGCATATATCAACCTGCATGCCTTTCTAAAATGTCAGCACACAGTTAAAAGCAATTCACAGTATAATCGAGGATTGATGCGTCAAAATACTGCTGCCATTATCGAAGCGATGCAGCAAACTAAattctttttaagaaaaaaatataatactaGAAATAATCCTA
Above is a genomic segment from Mangifera indica cultivar Alphonso chromosome 3, CATAS_Mindica_2.1, whole genome shotgun sequence containing:
- the LOC123211798 gene encoding factor of DNA methylation 1-like, which produces MDYSSEEESDISDSEINEYMEKPYEELRAGKYKVKVSGTLRCPFCAGKKKQVYKYKDLLQHASGVGKGSANRSAKQKANHLALAKYLEIDLADETDQILAPVVSIPVKKTPEQEDTYVWPWMGIVVNIVSDPKDGGDVNDCGYWLKKFARYKPLEVYTFWNEQNLTAQAIVKFNSDWNGFMNAAEFEKVFESDHHGKKDWNERKTSPGSSIYGWCARADDSEFEGPIGEYIRKEGKLRTFSDIVREKNKDKTNVVADLTSKIDMTNENLNELEYKYNEKTMSLSRMLEEKDRLHLAFVEETRKMQQLARDNVRRILEEQEKLSYELEAKKKKIDERSRKLNKLEASTERERQRLDEERKKYDSRTNSLQLASIEQKKADENVIRLVEEQKREKEEALNKILLLEKQLHQKQKLEMEIEDLKGKIQVIKHLGDADDAAVQKKMKEMNDELTEKIDDLGSLEELNQTLITKERQSNDELQEARKELIQGFVDMLLGARANIGVKRLGEIDPKPFQNACKQKFSLEEAQVQASTLCSLWQENLKNPEWHPFKIIDFGGDAQEIINEDDEKLQELKELGDEIYMAVVTALKELNEYNPSGRYAIPELWNFKEGRKATLKEAISYAVNSIKRLKRRRTQG